The genomic interval TTCAAGCTGAATTCGGTAGAGAACAGGCAAGTGTTCTGGCCTTGGTCTTCTTTCAAGATGTCGGCTTGCACCGTGCCACGCACGTTTTGCATGACCCACTCTTTGATCTTCGCGGTCTCGGTTTCTGTCGGGTCGCGGCCGTTGTCCTTTTTGAACTTCTCGATGTTTTGGTCGATGGCCGTGTTCATGAACATCGCCAAGATGGAAGGTGCGGGGCCGTTGATGGTCATCGACACGCTGGTGGTGGGGTTGCACAGGTCAAACCCGTCGTACAGCACCTTCATGTCGTCCAGCGTGGCCACGTTCACGCCCGAGTTACCCACCTTGCCGTAGATGTCCGGACGTGGGTCTGGGTCGTTGCCGTAGAGCGTGACCGAGTCAAACGCGGTGGACAAGCGCTTGGCATCCATGCCCTCGCTCACCAGCTTGAAGCGGCGGTTGGTGCGGAAGGGATCGCCTTCGCCCGCAAACATGCGCGTTGGGTCTTCGCCCTCGCGCTTGAAGGCAAAAGTGCCTGCGGTGTAGGGGTAGCTGCCGGGCACGTTGTCGAGCATGAGCCACTTCAAAATTTCGCCGTGGTCTTCGTAAGTGGGCAAGGCCACTTTGCGAATCACCGTGCCTGAGAGGCTCTTGGTGGTGAGTGCGGTGCGAATCTCTTTGTCGCGAATCTTCACCACGTACTCGTCGCCTGCGTAGGCGGCTTGCATATCTGGCCATTGGGCCAGCAGCTTGCGCTCTGCGCCGCCTAAGTTTTCTTCGCGCGCAAAGGCCAAGTCGATGGCGGCTTCAGAGGCTTTGGCACGGCCTGGTTTGTCTTCGGCCAGCATGCGTGCGGCTTCGCGCAGTTGTTGAATTTCGCGGGCCAGTTTGGCTTGTGTGCGTGCGCGCTTTTTGTAGCCGCGCACGGTGTCGGTGATTTCAGCCAAATAGCGGGTGCGTGCGGCAGGCACCACAGGCGTTTGGTTGCTGCTGTGGCGCACGTTCACGAGTGGCAGGCGGCCTTCTTTGAAGGTCAGGCCCAGTTCGGTCAAACGACCTTTGAGGGCTTGGTACAACGCGGTCACGCCGTCGTCGTTGAAGCGCGCGGCCATGGTGCCAAACACGGGCATTTCTTCGGTGGGTGTGTGCCACGCTTCTTTGTTGCGTTGCACTTGTTTGGCCACATCGCGCAGTGCGTCGCTGGCGCCTTTGCGGTCGAACTTGTTGATGGCCACGAACTCAGCAAAGTCCAGCATGTCGATTTTTTCGAGTTGGCTGGCGGCGCCAAACTCGGGCGTCATCACATACATGGGCACGTCTACGTGCGGCACGATGGCGGCATCGCCTTGGCCAATGCCTGAGGTTTCCACAATGATGAGGTCAAAGCCCGCGCACTTGGTGGCGGCCAACACGTCGGGCAAGGCTGCGCTGATTTCGCTGCCAAAGTCGCGTGTGGCCAGTGAGCGCATGAACACGCGCTGGCCGCTGCTCCAAGGCGAAATGGCATTCATGCGAATGCGGTCGCCCAGCAACGCACCACCGCTCTTGCGGCGTGAGGGGTCAATCGAAATCACGGCAATGCGCAACGCATCGCCTTGGTCCAAACGGATGCGACGCACCAGCTCGTCGGTCAGCGACGACTTGCCCGCACCGCCGGTGCCGGTGATGCCGAGCACGGGCACCTTGTGGTTCAGCGATTCTTTGCGCACGGCTTCGACCATCTTTTGATCGGCCTTCTCGTTCTCAAGTGCGGTGATGAGCTGCGCCAATTTGCGCCAAGCCATTTCGTCATGGCCTTGAATCTCTTTCACGGCTTTGGGTGCGTAGCTCGACAAGTCTTTGTCGCAGCGCATGATCATTTCGCCAATCATGCCTTGCAGGCCCATTTTTTGGCCGTCTTCTGGGCTGTAAATGCGGGTCACGCCGTAGGCTTGTAGCTCGCGAATTTCTGGTGGCACGATCACGCCGCCGCCGCCGCCAAACACTTGAATGTGTTCGCCGCCACGCTCACGCAGCAAATCGACCATGTACTTGAAGTACTCCACGTGGCCGCCTTGGTAGGAGCTGATGGCAATGCCTTGCACGTCTTCTTGCAGCGCCGCGGTCACCACTTCGTCCACCGAGCGGTTGTGGCCCAAGTGAATCACCTCGGCACCCATGCCCTGCAAGATGCGACGCATGATGTTGATGGCGGCGTCATGCCCGTCAAACAAAGACGCAGCGGTGACGAAGCGCACTTTTTGCGTGGGCTTGTAGTTGGCAAGGGCTTGGAATTCGGCGGACAAGTCAGACATGCGGTGCTCCGGAAGACGGAAGATAAAAACGAGAAGACAGAGTTTACGTTTACGTAAACGTCAATCATAGCGATTTGGCAGATTTTGTGGGGAGGATTTGCCCTAATAAAAAAGCCGCAGGGCCAAAAGGCGCTGCGGCTTTGTCTGAAACGCGTGTGCGGCTTATTTAGGACCGTACAAGTAATCAGGCAACCAGAGGGTGAGCCCCGGCCAGATGTACATCAAAACCATGCAGATGATCACGATGAACATGTAAGGCATCATGCCCGCAAAAATCTGATTGATGGTCACATGCGGCGGTGACACCCCTTTCAGATAGAAGGCCGACATCGCCACGGGGGGTGACAAGAAGGCCGCTTGCAAGTTCACAAACACCAAGACGCCCCACAAGATCGGGTCAATCTGGAAGTGGGTGAGCAGTGGCAAGAAGATGGGCACAAAAATCACAATGATCTCGGTCCACTCCAGTGGCCAGCCCAGCACAAAGATGACGGCTTGCGAGAGCAGCATGAACTGCAGCGGTGTCAAGTCCATCGCCATGACCCACTCTTCCACCAAACGTTGGCCGCCCAAGACGGCAAACACCGCAGAGAACAGCGCTGAGCCCACAAACAACCAGCACACCATGGAGGTGGTTTTGGCCGTCAAGAACACCGCTTGTTTGGTTTTGTCGAAGTTCAGCGAGCCTGACCACCAGGCCATGATGAACGCGCCTGTGGCGCCCACAGCGGCAGATTCAGTGGCCGTGGCCAGCCCTAACAAAATCACGCCCAAGACCACTGCCGTCAGGATGCCCAGCGGCATCACCGACTTGACCAACATGCTCAGGATCTCAAACTGCTCTGCATCAAAGCCCTTGTAGTACCAAGCCAGCAAGCCAAACAGCACCAGGGCCGTGCCCCAGAAACCTGTGTAAAAGCCATCAGGCACTTCGATCACCCGGTCGGCCTCAACCACCTCATCGCCCAAAGACATGGCGTCGTTATTGGCTTCGGGGGCATCTGCCACCGTGTCGCCACCCATTTCTTGCAAGCCTTCTGGCTCTGCGGTTGGTGTGGTTTTCTCGGCCACGATGTCGGTGCTCATCTGAACGATTTCAGTGCCAGCTTGCGCGTTGGCGGTGGCTTGCGAATAAATCACCACATACCACCAAGACGTTGCCAACATGGCCAAAACGATGAACACAGGAGCCAAGGCCATGCTGAAGCTGCGTGCCAACAGGCCCCACGTCACGCGCACGTCTGACGTGGTGATTTGTAGCGCACGGCTAGGCATGACGACTGCCTTTGCCAAGGCGGGCAGCATGCGTTTGGAGTATTGCTCGCCGAGTTTTTCTAGCCAAGGCGATACCGGCGCTTTGGTTTGGTCTTCAGGCAGCTTAGGTGCAATCGATGGGTCAATCAACACCCAGCCGATGACGTAAATCAAATACAAGAAGGCCAAGAAGAATCCGGGGAACATGGCGGCCGCATAAAGCTTCACCACAGACTGGCCAGCAACAGCGGCGTACACAATGATCATCA from Limnohabitans curvus carries:
- the icmF gene encoding fused isobutyryl-CoA mutase/GTPase IcmF, with protein sequence MSDLSAEFQALANYKPTQKVRFVTAASLFDGHDAAINIMRRILQGMGAEVIHLGHNRSVDEVVTAALQEDVQGIAISSYQGGHVEYFKYMVDLLRERGGEHIQVFGGGGGVIVPPEIRELQAYGVTRIYSPEDGQKMGLQGMIGEMIMRCDKDLSSYAPKAVKEIQGHDEMAWRKLAQLITALENEKADQKMVEAVRKESLNHKVPVLGITGTGGAGKSSLTDELVRRIRLDQGDALRIAVISIDPSRRKSGGALLGDRIRMNAISPWSSGQRVFMRSLATRDFGSEISAALPDVLAATKCAGFDLIIVETSGIGQGDAAIVPHVDVPMYVMTPEFGAASQLEKIDMLDFAEFVAINKFDRKGASDALRDVAKQVQRNKEAWHTPTEEMPVFGTMAARFNDDGVTALYQALKGRLTELGLTFKEGRLPLVNVRHSSNQTPVVPAARTRYLAEITDTVRGYKKRARTQAKLAREIQQLREAARMLAEDKPGRAKASEAAIDLAFAREENLGGAERKLLAQWPDMQAAYAGDEYVVKIRDKEIRTALTTKSLSGTVIRKVALPTYEDHGEILKWLMLDNVPGSYPYTAGTFAFKREGEDPTRMFAGEGDPFRTNRRFKLVSEGMDAKRLSTAFDSVTLYGNDPDPRPDIYGKVGNSGVNVATLDDMKVLYDGFDLCNPTTSVSMTINGPAPSILAMFMNTAIDQNIEKFKKDNGRDPTETETAKIKEWVMQNVRGTVQADILKEDQGQNTCLFSTEFSLKVMGDIAQYFVHNQVRNFYSVSISGYHIAEAGANPISQLAFTLSNGFTFVEAYLARGMHIDDFAPNLSFFFSNGMDPEYTVMGRVARRIWAVAMKEKYGANERSQKLKYHIQTSGRSLHAQEIQFNDIRTTLQALIAIYDNCNSLHTNAFDEAITTPTEDSVRRAMAIQLIINREWGLAKNENPNQGAFIIEELTELVEEAVLAEFERIAERGGVLGAMETGYQRGKIQDESMTYEMLKHTGELPIIGVNTFRNPHGEQVMDKLELARSTEEEKQSQLNRLNDFHTRHKDAAAVQLKRLQQAVIDNANVFEVLMDAVRVCSLGQITNALFEVGGQYRRNM
- a CDS encoding TRAP transporter large permease; translation: MSDPALGLTMLCLIIVVIMMGFPTAFTLMGLGMAFGFTAFYDPSQPWLDNRVFNLMVQRTYGAMTNDTLLSIPLFVLMGYVMERGALVDKMFHSVQLAFRRLPGSLAVATLVICTFWGIASGLVGAVVVLMGVIAMRPMLNAGYDTRLAAGVITAGGTLGILIPPSVMIIVYAAVAGQSVVKLYAAAMFPGFFLAFLYLIYVIGWVLIDPSIAPKLPEDQTKAPVSPWLEKLGEQYSKRMLPALAKAVVMPSRALQITTSDVRVTWGLLARSFSMALAPVFIVLAMLATSWWYVVIYSQATANAQAGTEIVQMSTDIVAEKTTPTAEPEGLQEMGGDTVADAPEANNDAMSLGDEVVEADRVIEVPDGFYTGFWGTALVLFGLLAWYYKGFDAEQFEILSMLVKSVMPLGILTAVVLGVILLGLATATESAAVGATGAFIMAWWSGSLNFDKTKQAVFLTAKTTSMVCWLFVGSALFSAVFAVLGGQRLVEEWVMAMDLTPLQFMLLSQAVIFVLGWPLEWTEIIVIFVPIFLPLLTHFQIDPILWGVLVFVNLQAAFLSPPVAMSAFYLKGVSPPHVTINQIFAGMMPYMFIVIICMVLMYIWPGLTLWLPDYLYGPK